A single region of the Gammaproteobacteria bacterium genome encodes:
- a CDS encoding DUF3450 family protein, with translation MFMQTKQLTVIVVAVAMTLMSTASFAAKPLDEAMKIEKQLVRSHAASQKRIDRLAESTRDMAAEYQQVMMEIDNLKAYNAQLESVIRHQQNTMARLQREMDNIDKTEAAVSPLMQDMIDRLEQ, from the coding sequence ATGTTCATGCAAACCAAACAATTAACCGTCATCGTTGTTGCTGTCGCAATGACTTTAATGAGCACAGCCTCGTTTGCAGCCAAACCGCTGGATGAGGCGATGAAAATTGAAAAACAACTGGTGCGCAGTCATGCCGCATCACAAAAGCGGATCGACCGTTTGGCCGAAAGCACTCGTGATATGGCGGCTGAGTATCAGCAGGTGATGATGGAAATTGATAACCTCAAAGCCTACAACGCTCAGCTAGAGTCGGTCATCCGCCACCAACAAAATACCATGGCACGGCTGCAGCGTGAGATGGACAACATTGATAAAACCGAAGCGGCCGTATCACCACTGATGCAAGATATGATCGACCGCTTGGAGCAGTT